A region of the Paenibacillus sp. J23TS9 genome:
ATGGCATTAATGCTAAATTTGTTTTTACCGGGCTTTTATGTCGCGATTACCTCTGTAAACATCGACATCAGCCGTCTGGAAATCAGCCTGGCAGCGGCCGCCGGTAGAGAAGGCGTTCCATACCCCGTATGGATTGAATCCATGCTCATGCTCATTTTGCTCGATTGCATCGTAGAAGCAGGCGTCCGCCTGCCCAGATCCATCAGCTCAACAGTAACCATGGTTGGTGGTGTGGTGCTTGGCCAAGCGATCATTCAGGCGAACATCGTAAGCAATCTGCTGGTCATTGTTGCAGCAACGACTGCTTTAACCAATTTTATTGTTGTGGATTATCAAATGGGATTGGTTCAGCGCATATTGAAATACTTCATTTTGATCGGAGCCGGTATATTGGGTGTCCTGGGGATCGTATTCTGTTTTGCCATTCTGGTCATTTGCATTGCGCGGGTAGAATCTTTTGGGATCTCTTATTTGACGCCGATAGGTCCGGGGGCAAGAGTTCGATCCAGAAGCCTGGGTCTCCTCGGAAAGTCCCATCATTTTTCGCTCACGAATTGGATAACCTTCGGAAAAGGGATGAGAAAATGAAACAGGCGGCAGCAAATCCGCAAATTTCCATGCCCCAATATTTTATTCTGCAGATTATGGTATTCGGGGCGATTTCTTTTTACCTGTACCCATATTTCATTATCAATGCCACCAACCAAAGCTATTGGATTCCGATCCTGATTTGGATGATGCTGGGTCTGCTCGGAGCATGGTTGTTCAGCCGGATGATGGCGCTGCACCAGGGCATGGATGCCTTTGCCATTACCAAGCAGGAGTTAGGATGGCCAGGGATGATTCTATTCATCCTGCCCATGATGTGGTTCATATGGCGATCGATGATCATTATGATCCGGGCTCATACCGAAATTATTTCGATGACGATCCTGCACACAACACCGCAATGGTGCTTGAATGGAGTCATCCTGATTTCCGTATTTTTGGCAATGGGAGGGCTTGTCCCCATTGTACGGACGGCCGGAGTCTTCTTTCTGGTCAGTTTACCCCTATCGTTTGCTTTAACCCTTCTTGGCCTAAGTGATATCCATCTCTATCTGGGCAAGCCTTGGATACATACGAACGGGGATTTCATCACCAGCTCCAAATTTTATGCGTCGTCCTGCATTTGGTTAGGTTATCTATACTATGCGGCAAGCGGCAAGTACACGAAGAAACCGGGCAAGCTCTGGAAGCCCTACATGATTGCTGCAGTTTGTTTTTTGCCATTAATCGCCGGATCGGTGTATCTGCCGGTCCTTACATTTAGTGCCGAAATGTCCCGGAATTTAGCTCTTCCTTATATATCCAAAATGGATTCTGTGAATCATTATTGGCTCATCGTTGAAAATTTGACCGCCGTATTTATCTCAGCATCGATGCTGTATCTTATTTTGGTGCTGTCGCTTATGCTGCACTGCTTCGTCACTGCCCTTAAGACGATGCTTCCGAGCTGGAACGAAAAACTGCTCTATTTGCTGATCGGAGCGGCGACTTACGCTTCCACCTTTTTCATTATCTCCTGGAATGAGATTGTGAAATCGGTCGAATGGGATTCGCCTTTCCGCTTGTATCTGATGTTTTTGTTCCCGTTAGCCGTGATTATCAAGTCCTTTATGACGGAGAGGATGAAATCACGTTCATGAGAATAAAGATACGAAGAACATTTCTCACCTTATGTCTTGTTATCCTTGCGTTTCTGCTGCAGGGCTGCTGGGATGTAAAGGATATCGATAACCGGCTCTTGGTCACGGCCATTGGAATTGAACAAGCTCCCGATAATAAGATTCGGATTTGGACAAGGTTTCCGATTCCCCAATCCCCCCAATCTTCCTCAAGTGGACCTGGTAAAGACTTTTTTACAACCAATCAGCTCGGGAATACTGTCGTTGAAGCCTTTGACAGCCTTCGGTTGAAGCTGCCCAAATATCTCGATATGTCCGGAACCAGAACCATATTTCTGGACCAAAGACTGGCGGAAAAAGGCTTCCTGCCTTACTTGGAGTTTACCATTCGGGATCGGTTACTGCCTTTGGATACCGTCGTTGCCTTAGTATCCGGTGATATGGAGCCCATTTTCACCAAGCCAAACCCGTCGGGTGAATTATCCGGCGTTTACACGAAGCTTTTTTTCGAACGTTATGCAGGAGGAACGGCACAAAAAAACATGGTGCCTCTGTGGGGGTTATTCAGCGGATACTTTAATCCCTTAGAAGAAAACCTTGTCCCGTTATTAATCAGTGATCCGGTCACCTTGTTTAAACTAAAAGGCAACGCTTTTTTTCAAGGGGATCGGATGATCGGCATGCTCACTCCCGAAGAGACGTTAATCTATGAAATCGTAACGAACCAAATGACTCCCTTCGAAATCGAAACCGCTCAGGAAATGAATGTGAAAATCCTTGAATCGGAGGCAACCATTCATACCCGTATGAAAAACAACAAACCTGTCATCCGCATTCAAGCCAAATTAACCATGACATTAATGGATTCTGCCCAGGGCATAACCATAAAGCCGGACAAGCTGGAAGCTTCCATTAATCGCCTTCTGGAAAACCGGGCCGTTAAGATTTTCGAACAAACCCAAAAGAAAAAAACAGATATCTTCAAGCTTGGAAATCACTTCAGAGGCAAGGTTCCCGCAAGTCAGTTTAACCGCTGGCCCGAGCTCTACCAGCATGCAACGATTGAATTTAAGCTGGATTCCAGGCTTAAGAACACAGGACTCCAACTCATGAGAAAACCATTTATTAATCCTCCAAAGGAAGGTTAAGATTGTCAGCCTTTCAATGAAATAAACCCATGAGCTGCTTATTAGCGGATCATGGGTTTTATTCATCATTCATGAAATGAACGGGTAATCTAGGTCCGACTGTCCCGCTTCATTATCATTACATCAATCCCGAATTCTTGACCACATGATAAAAATCATGGAACTCCGGAATATTCAACTGCTGCGCTGCGTCTGATAAAGCCGTTGCCGGGTCTGGAT
Encoded here:
- a CDS encoding Ger(x)C family spore germination protein, whose translation is MRIKIRRTFLTLCLVILAFLLQGCWDVKDIDNRLLVTAIGIEQAPDNKIRIWTRFPIPQSPQSSSSGPGKDFFTTNQLGNTVVEAFDSLRLKLPKYLDMSGTRTIFLDQRLAEKGFLPYLEFTIRDRLLPLDTVVALVSGDMEPIFTKPNPSGELSGVYTKLFFERYAGGTAQKNMVPLWGLFSGYFNPLEENLVPLLISDPVTLFKLKGNAFFQGDRMIGMLTPEETLIYEIVTNQMTPFEIETAQEMNVKILESEATIHTRMKNNKPVIRIQAKLTMTLMDSAQGITIKPDKLEASINRLLENRAVKIFEQTQKKKTDIFKLGNHFRGKVPASQFNRWPELYQHATIEFKLDSRLKNTGLQLMRKPFINPPKEG
- a CDS encoding GerAB/ArcD/ProY family transporter, whose translation is MKQAAANPQISMPQYFILQIMVFGAISFYLYPYFIINATNQSYWIPILIWMMLGLLGAWLFSRMMALHQGMDAFAITKQELGWPGMILFILPMMWFIWRSMIIMIRAHTEIISMTILHTTPQWCLNGVILISVFLAMGGLVPIVRTAGVFFLVSLPLSFALTLLGLSDIHLYLGKPWIHTNGDFITSSKFYASSCIWLGYLYYAASGKYTKKPGKLWKPYMIAAVCFLPLIAGSVYLPVLTFSAEMSRNLALPYISKMDSVNHYWLIVENLTAVFISASMLYLILVLSLMLHCFVTALKTMLPSWNEKLLYLLIGAATYASTFFIISWNEIVKSVEWDSPFRLYLMFLFPLAVIIKSFMTERMKSRS